A single Acidaminococcus sp. DNA region contains:
- a CDS encoding carbon-nitrogen hydrolase family protein has protein sequence MQDIDKHLRAAVVQSAPILFDKAATTAHVVKQIEEAGRNGAQLIVFPESVIPCYPYGLTFGFTVGARREAGRKDWKRYYDASVVVPGPETEAIAKAAKAAHAYVSIGITERDAVNTSLYCTNLIFAPDGTLAAKHRKIKPTGAERYIWADSHDPATYFPIVETPWGPAGSLICWENYMPLARVALYQKGITLYLAPNTNDNPEWQDTIRHIAIESHCYVFNADQYFTKAMYPKDLAETDQVAALKDNVCTGGSCIIDPYGHYVMEPVWNQEAILYADLDMDAVPMSRMEFDAVGHYSRPDILELKVKE, from the coding sequence ATGCAGGATATCGATAAACACTTGCGGGCAGCTGTCGTGCAGTCTGCTCCCATTTTATTTGACAAAGCGGCTACGACCGCCCATGTGGTAAAGCAGATTGAGGAAGCCGGCCGAAATGGAGCACAGCTCATCGTCTTTCCGGAATCCGTCATTCCCTGCTATCCCTACGGCCTGACTTTCGGTTTTACCGTCGGTGCCCGCAGAGAAGCAGGCCGCAAAGACTGGAAACGCTATTATGACGCCTCCGTCGTTGTCCCCGGTCCGGAAACGGAAGCTATCGCCAAAGCGGCTAAAGCAGCCCACGCCTATGTCAGCATCGGCATTACCGAACGCGACGCCGTAAATACGTCCCTTTACTGCACGAACCTCATTTTCGCGCCGGACGGGACGCTTGCCGCCAAACACAGGAAGATCAAGCCGACCGGCGCGGAACGCTACATCTGGGCCGATTCCCACGACCCAGCCACCTATTTCCCGATTGTCGAGACGCCCTGGGGTCCGGCAGGCAGTCTGATCTGCTGGGAAAACTACATGCCTCTGGCCCGAGTGGCGCTCTACCAAAAGGGCATCACCCTGTACCTTGCGCCTAACACCAACGACAATCCGGAATGGCAGGACACCATCCGGCACATTGCCATTGAAAGTCATTGCTACGTCTTTAACGCCGACCAGTATTTCACCAAGGCCATGTACCCGAAAGACCTTGCCGAGACCGACCAGGTCGCTGCCCTGAAAGACAACGTCTGCACCGGCGGCAGCTGCATCATCGACCCCTATGGCCATTACGTCATGGAACCCGTCTGGAACCAGGAAGCCATCCTCTATGCCGACCTCGACATGGACGCTGTCCCTATGAGCCGCATGGAATTTGACGCCGTCGGGCATTACTCCCGGCCGGATATATTGGAGCTGAAAGTGAAGGAATAA